The nucleotide sequence AAGGCACCGATTGCAAGCGCCAGAAGCGGCCAGTTGAAACCGGCCGTGTTCGTTGCGCTTTCCTGTGCATTTGCAGCACTCATCTGAAATTCTCCGTTATTTCTTCAATTGTCCCAGACGGGCGCCAGTCCGGCAGGGCTGACCAGTCGTCCATCGGGGCGGGCGAGTTTGGAAATCGCCGTCATGTCTTCAGCGCTGAGATCAAAGTCGAATATGTCGAAATTTTCAGCGACACGTTCAGGCTTGGCCGTCTTGGAAAGCGCGATGAAGCCGCGTTCGATCAGCCAGCGCAGGCCTACCTGAGCGGCTGTCTTGCCGTATCGGGCGCCGATGGCCTGCAGGGCGGGATCGCGCGGCACTGCGCCGTCTGCCATGCCGTAATAGGCGGTGATGGCAACGCCTGCGGCTTTTGCGGCATCGGCCACGGCATTCTGGTCGAGATAGGGGTGTGCCTCGATCTGGTTGGTGACGATGGGTGCGGCACTGCGTTCGATGGATTGGCGCATCTGGGCGACATTCTGGTTGCTCACGCCGATGAAGCGTGTCCTGCCTGCCGCCTGCACCGCGTTCAGCATGTCGATCTGATCGGCGATAGCCACCTTGTCGGCGGGCCAGTGCAGAAGCAGGAGGTCAACCTGATCGACCTTCAGCTTGTCGAGACTCTCATCGACGGACGCGCCGAATTTTTCCGGGCTGTAATTGTCCACCCAGACTTTCGTGGTCAGGAACAGGTCTTCGCGCCGTGCGCCCGCTTTT is from Brucella intermedia LMG 3301 and encodes:
- a CDS encoding aldo/keto reductase — encoded protein: MKIVNAHGAAIPALGFGVFRMTDAEVESVVPAALEAGFRHFDTAQIYQNEAALGRALEKAGARREDLFLTTKVWVDNYSPEKFGASVDESLDKLKVDQVDLLLLHWPADKVAIADQIDMLNAVQAAGRTRFIGVSNQNVAQMRQSIERSAAPIVTNQIEAHPYLDQNAVADAAKAAGVAITAYYGMADGAVPRDPALQAIGARYGKTAAQVGLRWLIERGFIALSKTAKPERVAENFDIFDFDLSAEDMTAISKLARPDGRLVSPAGLAPVWDN